The following is a genomic window from Sphaerodactylus townsendi isolate TG3544 linkage group LG16, MPM_Stown_v2.3, whole genome shotgun sequence.
ccccaagcaAGCCTCAGTTCCTAATGAATTATAAAAATAATGCACATGCTTTGCAGGGGGTTCAATCTCGTTTCAGGGCCTCGAAGGCCTGGAGAGGGAAGCCTGCAATCTCTGAAATTTACCGCACTCCAGTCTCAGAAAACACATTCAgaactctgcacatgcacagggGAACGAAGAAGAGGTGCACGCGGGGGGGGGCGGtctcttttgcttctttttagGAGAAATCAAAAGCTAGGCAAAAAGGAAGCCCGGGAGTCGCAAAcacgcgcgggggggggggggggggggggaatgaatgcAATGGAGGCAGCGGAGACGGACCCCCGGACCCACTGGCATTCGAGGAGAGGGCTGAGGTTTCAAAATGGAGCCTGTCTTGGCGCAGCAGCACCCTCGCCTGCGAAGAAAGTGGCTCACCCCCTTGCAAGTCGCGCGGAGAACGGCCTTCCCCTTCAGCCGCAGCATAGAAAGGCTCCGCGTGCGTCTTTCCCGGGCTGGTAGCCATGGCAACCGCGTAGGCCCGGCTAGGTCGCAGCCTCTACCTGCAAGCAGGCAGGGGAACAAAACGTGCTTTCTTCTAATCGCCTCTTGAATTTCTCCCCGGTGACCCCGCATATTACCTGGACCACATTGTTTTTCAGGCAAGCCCCAAGTTTGTATTTTCCCCCTGTTTTTatgaccatttaaaaaaaaatttacaaTCACTTGCTTAAAAaaatacttaagaacataagaacaaccctgctggatcagagtccatctagtccaccacgctgctactcgcagtggcccaccaggtgcctttgggagctcacctgcaggatgtgaaagcagtggcctgctgctgctgctgcggagcACCTGGtgtgctcaggcatttgcaatctaagatcaaggaggatcaagattggtagccatagatcgacttcttctccataaatctgtccaagccctttttaaagctatccaggttaatggccatcaccacctcctgtggcagcatattccaaacaccaatcacatgttgcgtgaagaagtgtttccttttatcagtcctaattcttccccccagcattttcaatgtatgccccttcaATTACACCAGCTcctggcactggcgtaatgcccattgggcaaggtggcactggcgtaatgcctggcactggcgtaatgcccagggcatcacctgggtgggggggggcatcaaaatgctgggttcgtttttgggtattttagtggttttccatttttggcctgcagggggcgcagtttgtaggctagcagcaccaacatttcagcgtatcatcaggagactgaccttattctaccctccaagtttggtgaggtttggttcagggagtccaaagttatggactcccaaagggggtgcccctatcccccaatgtttccaatgggagctaataggagatgggggctacagttttgatgggggctacagtttcccccctgaaccaaactgcaccaaacttggggggtatcattaaaacagtctcctgatgagacccagaaagttttgagactgtgccttcagaaatgtgccccccacagcctgcaacccctgttgacagcaatgcagaaaactcaatgcagaacaaagattcttgggcaaatttctaggatgttcctgcagggggtgcatttttggatgtatcggcaccaaaatttcagggtatcatctggagatgatggcaccccccaagtttagtgcagtttggttcaggggggccaaagttatggaccctcaaaactgtagcccccatctcctattagctcccattggaaacaatgggggatggggcaccccctttgggagtccataactttggactccttgaaccaaacctcaccaaacttggggagtagcataaggacagtctcctgatgatatgctgaaatattggtgctgatatgtctaaaaatgcaccccctgcaggcaccaatgtcctggtgcaaaacaaaatttggtcatggtggagtggctgcccatgggggggagggggcatccaactcaggttttgcccagggctacagtttgcccagggctggctcgttacgcccctggctccTGGTCTAACCACCACCAGCAAGAGTAATAATTAAAAATTCTGGCGACAGTACGGAGGCCAGCTTCAGATGAAAGGGCAAATGGTAAGGGgacaaatatttattaaatttgcatAAGCTGATTTATATTAATAGATGCCAAAGTATATCTTATGACTATAATTACTTACGTGCCACTCTTCTCCGTCACGAAGACCTAAAGAGGCTTATAACATGTTTTCTCCCTTATTCTGTTTATCCAGagaacaaccctgcgaggtaggttaggctgagaaagcaaCTTATCAAAGTCAGCTTCCATTCTAGAATGAGGATTCAGtggcagcttccatggcagagggagcATTCCATCCCAGGTGAGaagccatgtggtgtagtggctggaGCAGTGGATTAGGACTGGGAAAAATCTGGGTGCAAATCCCCATGACCTTGATTAAGCACCCCTTGCTCACCCTTAGTTTATTGTGAGGATTACAGGGGGTGTGGGAGCAGAGATTAATGCTATTCTACTTGgaagaaaagcaagataaaatTATAGAAATTTGGTGCaagcacgcacacatacacaatgcatgcacaaacacacaaagaaTCTTGAAAGGATTATTGTAGCATATGGCTTTTGTGAGTGGAACACAGTTTATTGACACTCCTTCTCTCTGGCTGATAGCAAATTCCTGACACCCTGCCATTGGGGCACCCCTTGGAAAAGACAGTAACTACCGTTGTTTTTAAATGGCTCAGCAAATAGGTTTATATTCCAGCAGTTCTTTATCCGGAAGGCGCCTGAAGAGAATTAAGTCATAGACAAGAGACTGATATCAATCCTGACTTTAATGTGGGGCTGGCAAGAAGAATAACTTATCCATGAGACTTTGCACGTTTCAAGCATCTTGTTTACCATTAGCCTGCAGCCATTATGCACACACAACTATAGCTAGGGCAGGCATTGCAATATCACTGTCTCATCAAGCAAGTATAGAATTTGGATGTCAGGCACAGAACATAGCACTACTAAGATTTCAGCTCTCTCCATCCCCAAGATCTTGCCTACTGAAATCTTAGCAGCAGCCAAGAGtgtgggggaaggaaaatgaaTGGAATTATAAGGCATAAGTGGTTGCCAGTAATTGTCTGCAGAAAATGCTGTTAGACCTTAGCTGTGACTGGTGTATctttcctaggccccttctgcacatgcagaataatgcactttcaatctattttcaatgcactttgcagttggattttactgtgtgaaatagcaaacaattgtgaatgttgattgaaagtgtattattctgtatgtgtgtaaTGGGCCCTAGCCTGCAGCCATTATGCACACACAACTATAGCTAGGGCAGGCATTGCAATATCACTGTCTCATCAAGCAAGTTGTGGGTGGACAGATGAACAATACAAGAGGTttagtttccttttcctttgggaGTGTGACTTTTATAGCATTCCAAGCCCCAGTCGAGATTCTGTCTCTTTTCCCGCATTCACGTGTGTAAACCATCCAGCTCAGAAAGCTGCTTACAAACATGCACACGACTCAGATCAGCGGAACAAATAAAACACAGTAAAAGGTAAACTACAAGACACCTCAAAAGCCAGTATTCCTATTGCTCTCTTTCCAAAGAAGGCGCAGCCTATAGTGAGTTTACAGTGATAAGACAATCATAAACACTCCAAGTATACTATCTCCTCATCTGATGTATTGAAGGCATACCAtacatttctttcccctttttcccctctttATCACTTTCCCATCCTTCTTTGaccctctctttttctcctctctttctttgTACCTCCCTTGCTTTCTCTCCTCTTGAATAGGCTGAAAATAGGAGGATGAGCTACAATGAAGTGGCTGGATTATGAAATGAGTTCCCCATTGGAAAATAAGGCAACGGATGCTGAGGCATCTTGCCACACCTTAAAAGAACTTTCACCAGTTAAATGGCAACACTTTCAAACTCTTGGTCACTCCAGTTACAGGACACAAACATCCTATACATTTATGTGAGAGATGTATCTCTTTTTCCCAGCATccctggcggattctgcatggggcaacaacagcagtgtgaaaatggtgtaaaatggtttaaaacggtgtaaaagggtttacaccgttttcactccactgtttttggcccgtgcggaatccaccccAGTTTCAACCCAAATGTTACATTCTTGAAATTATTTTCCCCATCTTACAGGACAGCAGCTGGAGAATGTGTGAGGTGGCACATTGGAAAACTAACAGTCTCCTTCAAATGAACCCCCTGTCTTTGGTTGACTCTCTGACGAAGGCATGCTTCTATAGAACTGTACTAACAGCCAGAGCCGATTTACTTGGAAGTCAGTCCTGCTGTGTTCAGTGGATCTAAGTCTCTGGTAAGTGCACAGGATTTCAGTCCGCAGGTTGATGAAGTCAGCATCTTATGGATTTAAgagttcttattttctttttgacTCCGTAACGCTTCACAGCGCTTCACAGTGATGgaagcaaagggtttttttaacacaTTTGTTCTCAAAGATACTTCAAACTACAGTAAAGCACTGTGGTTAACCTCATCCCAGTGAAGACGAGAAAACAGAAGCAAAGAGGTACTATAACAAGCATGATAAATCTGgagtgctattttttttaatataaaaagatTTTTTACCTAAGAGGCATACAAAAATGTGTCACATCTTAgaaatatatatagatagaaaAAGATTCTTGTCGCTAAGATTCTATCTGACACATACATTAAATGCCTTCCTGAATGTAATTACACAGGATAGGGGAGAATTCCTTTGGGACTCTAGTTCTCACTGAGGAAGCAAATATGGGTTTGGGTTGTAGCATTTCAGGTGAAGACCCCAATAACAAAATAAGACGAGAGATTTCAACCGCTCAGCAGCATTGGGAAACTGCTTCCAGGGTTCAACGCATTTCACACAGATGATCACAGTCATctgtacaacagccctgtgaggaagaCAGGTGTTGTTATCCTCAAAAGGCAAACAGACGGAGAGGGTGGACATTCTCTTGGCAAAGTAGTGAGTTTGAGATTTTAAGCCAGCCGGATGACAGCTCTTAGTTACAATGTACAACTCCCATAAGCCGAGTTATAAATATGGGGAGTAGAGGTGATATGCAGTTCAGAAAAAGGGCTAGGGAGTCAAGAATTTCACAAGACGTACCCAAGGCTTTAGGTGTGGCAAAGGTAGTTCTTTGGGACCCAGCTATAGAAAATTTCCCCctgatatatttttttccctACATGCAAGGAATAGTTTCATACAGAGGAAAATTCAATCATTCCGAGTGCTCAGAAGTGATACAACCCTGACCACCTCTGTGCGAAACAGGGCTTAGTTTCTTCAGGGAGCAAGGGCAGGGTCCTTGACAGGTACTTTGAAGAATCTTTGACAATCATCTCATCCTTCAAAATCAAGTATGCAATAGTGTTTTAGACACATATAAACCAGTTCGCTGAGCTGAATTAGGTCTCTTCCCTAGAATCTGGAAGTTTCTTGGAAATGTCTTCATACTGCGGAGGCGGGGTCAGGGGTTCTATTGTTATATGACTCGAACGGTTTCCATCGGGCACGTTTATACGGATGTCTTTGAGGTGGAGCTTCTCAGACTTGATCCTCCGAACTTTCAAAGGCCTGAGCCTTTTGCTCAGGCGAGAACTCCGTCTGTTTGGCTGGCTCTCGGCGTTAGGCCCTCCTTCGGCTGCGGCGGGCGGCCGGGTCGGTGTGTTTTCATCTATCCCAGTGAGAGACTCATATGAGGGGAGTGACATGCTGATTCGTGCGCCCCGGTCCACTTCTCTCAGGTCTGGATAGTCTGTGTTCATGACCTCTTCGTAGCTGGGCACATAATAGCGGGAAGGTGTTTCCTCATCCTCTTCTTGACTGTAAGAGGAGAGTTTTGTACATTAGCTTGCCTCATCTGTACATCATTCACTTCTCCACTCCCACCCAAACAGATGGATTTTTGTACAAAGTAAATTTGAGTTTAGGGCCACAGATTATGGGCCATTAAATAGACCTCCCCAATGACTCAATTGCCATTTTGGGTAATGCTTCAACTAGACATAATTTAGGGCCTTGCAATGTCTCAATCCATAGCAAAAAAGGTGGCCAAAGATCCAACTGGACAGTTAAGCTAGAAAACCATTGGCTATTTAGTTTACTTTGTATAGACACAGCTATATAGATGTGGGTGTGTAATTGTCAGTGTAGCCCCatatgtggatacttaaatctaaaCACTGGAATCATGAACAGACatgacagatctttctgcaaccagagaaaaggtcccaggtttgcagaaaaatctgagtgTCAGACTAGTGAGTTTCTACTGCCCACCTTcgtagcaaccctggag
Proteins encoded in this region:
- the TMEM51 gene encoding transmembrane protein 51, whose protein sequence is MAHSRSNGSHYALTAIGLGMLVLGVIMAVWNLVPGFGQANKPHTGNSNKTEPSGGGILKSKTFSVAYVLIGAGILLLIFSVCLSIRDRKRQSQTQYTSRIHQQTSVEQQQQEDSQEEDEETPSRYYVPSYEEVMNTDYPDLREVDRGARISMSLPSYESLTGIDENTPTRPPAAAEGGPNAESQPNRRSSRLSKRLRPLKVRRIKSEKLHLKDIRINVPDGNRSSHITIEPLTPPPQYEDISKKLPDSREET